The genomic DNA AGCGCCCTGTACACCTCGGTGCCTCGCTGAGGTCCTCGCTGGGCGGCGGGTGCACGTGCCCGCCGCCCGGCGTGTTACCCGATGCGCCAACCGGCCTGTCTCACGTCCCCTGCTCCCGCGCCCACTTCTCGAGCCTCTCGACCGGCTAGCCCGCCTCGACAAGCGCCGCGAGCTTCTCCAGGGACAGGCGCCAACCCAGCTCATTGTCGGCGGCTGGCACGCCCGACGGAAGCCCCTCATGCACGGCGAGCAGCTCGGTGCCACCATCGTCCGCATCGGCGAGGGTGATCGTGAGCGTCATCTCGCCGCGCAGCGCGGGATCCTCCGTCTCGAACTCGACCGCTTCGACCACCTGGGTGTCCGGCACGAGCTTCACGAAGTGGCCATGGTACGTGTCGGTGTGGGCGGTCGTCTTGCCCATCGCGGTCGGCGCATCGTACGTGAGCGAGACGCGGATCGAGCCCCCCTCGTGGGGCTCGAACACGTGCACATGACTGGTCATGCCGGTGGGCACCCGCCACGCAGCGATGGCCCGCGCATCCAGCAGCGCGCGATAGACCCGCGCGCGGGGCGCCTTCATGTGACAACGAATCCGGGTCGGACTCATGCCCGAACGATAGCACGCGAGGGCAGATGGGGATCGGTACCCTTCCCGACCATCCCGCCGGTAGTGCGCGAGCCAGCTCTTCTCCATGCGAGCCTCGTGGTCGCGGGAGGATGACGAGGGACTCGACGCCTCGCCGCGGGGCGGGCCCCCCGG from Melittangium boletus DSM 14713 includes the following:
- a CDS encoding SRPBCC family protein — encoded protein: MSPTRIRCHMKAPRARVYRALLDARAIAAWRVPTGMTSHVHVFEPHEGGSIRVSLTYDAPTAMGKTTAHTDTYHGHFVKLVPDTQVVEAVEFETEDPALRGEMTLTITLADADDGGTELLAVHEGLPSGVPAADNELGWRLSLEKLAALVEAG